The following proteins are co-located in the Haloplanus sp. HW8-1 genome:
- a CDS encoding winged helix-turn-helix transcriptional regulator codes for MADTTSDAPACDIDGTCYCPLTGVIDTLSRKYAMQLVSIIGAHDSLRFAEIEEHLPTASTSTISKRLDEFEEAGLISRTQYNEIPPRVEYSLTDDGDEVRTRLEPLLEWASAAE; via the coding sequence ATGGCAGATACCACCTCAGACGCGCCTGCCTGCGATATCGATGGAACGTGCTACTGTCCGCTCACGGGAGTTATCGACACGCTGAGCCGGAAATACGCGATGCAACTCGTCAGCATCATTGGCGCCCACGACTCGCTACGGTTTGCAGAAATCGAGGAACACCTTCCGACAGCGAGTACCTCGACCATCTCGAAACGGCTCGACGAATTCGAGGAGGCCGGACTAATCTCTCGAACCCAGTATAACGAGATTCCGCCCCGTGTCGAGTACTCGCTGACCGATGATGGGGACGAGGTGAGAACCCGTCTGGAACCACTGTTAGAGTGGGCTTCGGCGGCCGAGTGA
- a CDS encoding TSUP family transporter yields MIAAIGGPTVVLMTLVILIAGTTNGLAGFGFALVGTMALATVIDPATAVVFMIVPILAVNLSLVSDLSREELRTCSRRFGPLIGAALVGTVVGMAVLSSVPTAPLRVGLGVLTLGFVATAQRRLPLPEWSSGWIGTFARTRVGMVGVGGISGLLFGGTNVGVQLIAHLRSFDLSHGLFVGVVALVFLGINGIRVGVASLFGLYPSRTVLFASVVAAVPAAIGVTVGKRLRVTASERSRRLVVFGLLTAVGFRLVAGGLGLI; encoded by the coding sequence ATGATTGCAGCCATTGGGGGGCCAACAGTCGTGCTGATGACGCTCGTTATTCTGATCGCCGGAACGACGAATGGACTGGCTGGCTTCGGATTCGCCCTCGTCGGGACGATGGCGCTCGCAACGGTGATCGACCCGGCGACAGCCGTCGTGTTCATGATCGTCCCGATTCTCGCAGTGAATCTCTCGCTGGTCAGTGATCTCTCCCGTGAAGAGCTTCGAACCTGTAGTCGACGGTTTGGACCACTCATCGGTGCAGCGCTGGTCGGTACGGTTGTCGGGATGGCCGTCCTCAGTAGTGTTCCGACCGCCCCACTGCGTGTCGGTCTCGGAGTATTGACGCTCGGATTCGTCGCGACCGCTCAGCGACGGCTCCCCCTCCCGGAGTGGTCGTCGGGGTGGATCGGTACGTTCGCACGAACGCGAGTTGGAATGGTCGGTGTCGGCGGCATCTCGGGGCTGTTGTTCGGCGGGACGAACGTCGGGGTACAACTCATCGCGCATCTTCGGAGCTTCGACCTCTCACACGGACTATTCGTCGGCGTCGTCGCGCTCGTATTCTTGGGAATCAATGGGATTCGCGTTGGTGTCGCGAGTCTGTTCGGGCTGTATCCGAGCCGAACTGTCCTGTTCGCGTCCGTCGTCGCTGCCGTCCCGGCCGCCATCGGAGTCACAGTTGGGAAGCGCCTTCGGGTCACGGCCAGCGAGCGGTCTCGCAGACTCGTCGTCTTCGGTCTCCTCACGGCTGTGGGGTTTCGTCTGGTCGCCGGTGGACTGGGACTGATCTAG
- a CDS encoding M20 family metallopeptidase, producing the protein MDTSDLPAPVAEYLSANRSELFEFTETLVGYETQNPPGRTVDVVEWLEDTLDEPALSVERFEVDPEKPNLVATLPGRGDRTLCFNGHLDTVPFDESGWAYDPLGERDDERIYGRGATDMKGAVAAMVQVALAYARTEPEPPVTLQFAFVSDEETGGDAGLTTLLETSEFDPDACVVGETTARNGRHSVSVADRGNIWLTLEASGIAAHGSRPMIGENAVDRLTDAIEQLRDDFGQQKLSVDSSMDDIIEESVDFYEPEAGAVAACSLYRYPTINLGIIEGGTAINTVPASACARVDIRLTAGVDTREALGGIRNCLTGMDGIEIADISWTRGSYEPLGSPIVEASAQAAEHVVDDRVYRRSATGGGDAKVLRHEGIPTVEFGFGTQTAHGTDEYTTTEALTRNAISYGTLPVLYERLTGVDG; encoded by the coding sequence ATGGATACGTCTGATCTGCCCGCACCTGTCGCCGAGTACCTCTCCGCCAATCGTTCAGAGCTGTTCGAGTTCACGGAGACGCTCGTCGGCTACGAGACACAGAATCCACCCGGGCGAACCGTCGACGTCGTCGAGTGGCTCGAAGACACGCTCGACGAACCGGCGTTGTCGGTCGAGCGCTTCGAAGTCGACCCGGAAAAGCCGAATCTCGTCGCCACACTTCCCGGCCGGGGCGACCGCACGCTGTGTTTCAACGGCCATCTCGACACCGTCCCGTTCGACGAGAGCGGTTGGGCGTACGATCCACTGGGTGAGCGAGACGACGAGCGCATCTACGGACGTGGAGCGACCGATATGAAGGGAGCCGTCGCTGCGATGGTGCAGGTCGCTCTCGCTTACGCTCGCACCGAACCCGAACCACCAGTAACGCTCCAGTTTGCGTTCGTCAGCGACGAGGAGACCGGCGGTGACGCCGGCCTCACGACGCTGCTAGAGACGTCCGAATTCGATCCCGACGCCTGTGTCGTTGGCGAAACCACCGCTCGGAACGGGCGACATTCCGTCTCGGTTGCCGATCGTGGGAACATCTGGCTGACGCTCGAAGCGTCAGGCATTGCTGCCCACGGCTCACGGCCGATGATCGGGGAGAACGCGGTTGACCGACTAACGGATGCAATCGAGCAGCTGCGAGACGACTTCGGACAGCAGAAACTGTCGGTCGATTCATCGATGGACGACATTATCGAGGAGTCCGTCGACTTCTACGAGCCGGAGGCCGGGGCCGTGGCTGCCTGCAGCCTGTACCGGTACCCGACGATCAATCTCGGCATCATCGAAGGCGGAACGGCGATCAACACGGTGCCGGCCTCGGCGTGTGCAAGAGTCGATATTCGATTGACCGCCGGTGTCGATACCAGAGAGGCACTCGGCGGGATACGGAACTGCTTGACCGGGATGGATGGGATCGAGATTGCGGACATCTCGTGGACCCGTGGGTCGTACGAACCGCTGGGGAGTCCCATCGTCGAAGCGAGCGCGCAGGCGGCCGAGCACGTCGTCGACGACCGGGTCTACCGACGGAGCGCGACCGGCGGCGGCGACGCCAAGGTGCTTCGACATGAGGGGATTCCAACGGTCGAGTTCGGCTTCGGTACCCAGACAGCGCACGGAACTGACGAGTACACGACGACCGAGGCCCTGACCCGAAACGCCATCAGCTACGGAACACTCCCGGTCCTCTACGAGCGACTCACGGGCGTCGATGGATGA
- a CDS encoding dihydrofolate reductase translates to MTELISVAAVAENGVIGRNGELPWPSIPADKRQYRNRIAAWPVILGRRTFDSMREDLPGTAQVVLSRSVSEYDVESAHHAGGLDDAVEVVESFGADRAYVIGGAGIYDLFQSVVDRMVLSRIPGEYDGDTYFPEWDANEWTVVDRTPYDDFTLEEWVRESS, encoded by the coding sequence ATGACGGAGCTAATCAGCGTCGCTGCGGTGGCAGAGAACGGCGTGATCGGTCGAAACGGTGAGCTACCGTGGCCGAGCATCCCGGCCGACAAACGACAGTACCGAAACCGGATCGCAGCCTGGCCCGTAATCCTCGGTCGTCGAACGTTCGACTCGATGCGGGAGGACCTTCCCGGAACAGCACAGGTCGTGCTGAGCCGGTCAGTGTCCGAATACGATGTCGAATCAGCACACCACGCAGGGGGACTTGACGACGCGGTCGAAGTCGTCGAATCGTTCGGAGCCGACCGTGCCTACGTCATCGGTGGGGCAGGCATCTACGACCTGTTCCAGTCCGTCGTCGACCGGATGGTGCTCAGCCGGATACCGGGTGAATACGACGGTGACACCTACTTCCCGGAATGGGATGCGAATGAGTGGACCGTCGTCGATCGCACCCCCTACGACGACTTCACCCTCGAAGAGTGGGTGAGAGAATCGAGCTAA
- a CDS encoding glutamate synthase-related protein, with protein sequence MSRSDEQVAEQVAVWSDLPDREPTHARVEDVDLVVVRYDDEVSVLYGRCLHRGVLLGDGHVEGHNLICGVHGWDYRYDTGISEYDNSEVLETFTAWVDEDDDAVFVDAAEVAAWAEDNPQPYDPPETEDSDDGAMQGATDDIEGGSVDPEFYGEPDDEKEPHTHYIQSLAQKGLEGIGEHGDVSAMGVPRSELPSWDDLQILTAQLARTPLDDEAPVDTELVIGPKAENPLQLDIPIFVSDMSFGALSEEAKIAISKGADQAGTGICSGEGGMLPEEQEVNSRYFYEYATGKFGWDIDLVERVQAFHFKAGQGAKTGTGGHLPGEKVKGRIAEVRDLEPGTDAVSPAHFEELRTPEDFAEMADRVRDVGGGIPIGFKLSAQHVQEDIDFALEAGADYLILDGRGGGTGAAPDVFKNNISVPTMAALARARRHLDSRDRSDVTLIATGGLRTGSDFIKAMALGADGVAVANSAMQAIGCLGMRACDSNNCPVGIATQREDLRNRLVIDSAADGLQNFFEATVELMKVMARACGHERLSGFERRDLTTWKKDVADLTGVEYAGVRQPRR encoded by the coding sequence GTGAGTCGCTCCGACGAACAGGTGGCCGAACAGGTCGCCGTCTGGAGCGACCTCCCCGATCGTGAACCCACACACGCTCGCGTCGAGGACGTCGATCTCGTGGTCGTCCGGTACGACGACGAGGTGTCGGTCCTGTACGGTCGCTGCCTGCATCGCGGGGTGCTCCTCGGCGACGGGCACGTCGAGGGGCACAATCTCATCTGCGGCGTACATGGCTGGGATTATCGGTACGACACAGGGATCAGCGAGTACGACAACTCGGAGGTCCTCGAGACGTTCACCGCGTGGGTCGACGAGGACGACGACGCCGTCTTCGTCGACGCGGCAGAGGTGGCGGCCTGGGCGGAGGACAACCCGCAGCCGTACGACCCTCCTGAGACTGAAGACAGCGATGACGGGGCAATGCAGGGAGCCACCGACGACATCGAGGGTGGTTCGGTCGACCCCGAATTCTACGGCGAGCCCGACGACGAGAAAGAGCCCCACACACACTACATCCAGAGCCTCGCCCAGAAGGGACTCGAGGGAATCGGTGAACACGGTGACGTCTCGGCGATGGGTGTTCCGCGCTCGGAGCTCCCGTCCTGGGACGACCTGCAGATCCTGACTGCCCAGCTCGCACGGACCCCGCTCGACGACGAGGCCCCAGTCGACACGGAGCTCGTGATCGGACCGAAGGCGGAGAACCCGCTCCAGCTGGACATCCCGATATTCGTGAGCGACATGAGTTTCGGTGCACTCAGCGAGGAGGCGAAGATCGCGATATCGAAAGGGGCAGACCAGGCCGGCACGGGCATCTGTTCCGGTGAAGGTGGGATGCTCCCCGAAGAACAAGAGGTCAACTCTAGGTACTTTTACGAGTACGCGACGGGGAAGTTCGGCTGGGACATCGACCTTGTCGAACGGGTCCAGGCGTTCCATTTCAAAGCCGGCCAGGGCGCGAAGACCGGAACCGGTGGCCACCTCCCGGGCGAAAAGGTAAAGGGCCGGATCGCCGAGGTTCGTGATCTCGAACCGGGAACGGACGCTGTGAGTCCCGCGCACTTCGAGGAGTTGCGGACGCCCGAGGACTTCGCCGAGATGGCCGACCGGGTACGCGACGTCGGCGGCGGCATCCCGATCGGGTTCAAACTCTCCGCTCAGCACGTCCAGGAGGATATCGACTTCGCGCTGGAGGCCGGCGCGGACTATCTCATCCTCGACGGCCGGGGCGGTGGCACCGGTGCGGCACCGGACGTGTTCAAGAACAACATTTCCGTTCCGACGATGGCGGCACTCGCTCGGGCCCGCAGGCACCTGGATTCGCGTGACCGGTCGGATGTGACGCTCATCGCGACGGGCGGCCTTCGGACGGGGTCGGATTTCATCAAGGCGATGGCGCTCGGTGCCGACGGGGTCGCAGTCGCGAACTCCGCGATGCAAGCAATCGGCTGTCTCGGGATGCGGGCCTGTGACTCGAACAACTGTCCGGTCGGGATCGCCACCCAACGAGAGGATCTCAGAAACCGGCTCGTGATCGATTCGGCCGCCGACGGCCTGCAGAACTTCTTCGAGGCGACGGTCGAACTGATGAAGGTGATGGCCCGTGCCTGCGGGCACGAGAGACTGTCCGGGTTCGAGCGTCGTGATCTGACGACGTGGAAGAAAGATGTCGCCGACCTGACCGGCGTCGAATATGCGGGCGTGCGCCAGCCCAGGAGGTAA
- a CDS encoding thiamine pyrophosphate-binding protein, whose product MADGSSPNTPHRDLTWYKALSPDELPEGRVKAVSCGDTTVAVSHYDGEYAALDNNCPHQGGPLGEGSIETGWLRCPWHGWDFDPLTGETPGPHDDCVQTFPVEERDDGIYVGFPEEEPHERTASDVIAETLVNWGVRHVWGIVGHSNLGLADALRREANQGNLAYYGVRHEGAGAFAASAYGKLTGRPAACFSIAGPGATNMLTGLWDANVDGAPTIALTGQVESQVLGTGNFQEVDLEAAYGDVAEFEATVLPDSQHAELATRAAKTAILERGVSHLIFPDEIQTQSAEGVEPGDPEGRITERDISPPEDAIRDAVDLLESAERPVIIAGHGARFEMEGIVDLAERFDCPVLTTFKGKGQIPDSHPLAGGVLGRSGTPIASHFMNEADLLAVFGASFSNHTGIAEYKPTIHVDYDAMTLGKFHSIDVPVWGEIGVTVNELHDRIGDVEAESQREELADRWEIWREEKATRCAQTPERGVNYATAFDAMTRLVPDDAIIPVDVGNNTYAFGRYFEPEHQSVLMSGYLGSIGFAFPAALGAWAATQEPESPFAGRKVVSVSSDGGFGQYMSEFTTAVKYDMDITHVLLNDDELGKISKEQRTGGWDVWQTDLVNPNFAEFAENCGGHGVFVDDPDVLDDALENAIAYDGPALVEVLTDSDPV is encoded by the coding sequence ATGGCTGATGGCTCATCCCCGAACACGCCACATAGGGACCTGACGTGGTACAAGGCACTGTCTCCGGATGAACTCCCGGAGGGCCGAGTCAAGGCTGTCAGCTGTGGCGACACGACCGTCGCTGTCTCGCATTACGACGGCGAATACGCTGCTCTCGACAACAACTGCCCGCATCAGGGCGGCCCGCTCGGCGAGGGCTCTATCGAAACCGGATGGCTCCGGTGTCCGTGGCACGGGTGGGACTTCGACCCGCTGACCGGCGAGACGCCCGGGCCACACGACGACTGCGTCCAGACGTTTCCCGTCGAAGAACGGGACGACGGCATCTACGTCGGTTTTCCCGAGGAAGAACCCCACGAGCGGACGGCCTCCGACGTGATTGCCGAGACGCTGGTAAACTGGGGCGTCCGGCACGTCTGGGGCATCGTCGGCCACTCGAATCTCGGCCTCGCCGACGCGCTCCGCCGTGAGGCCAACCAGGGGAACCTTGCGTACTACGGTGTCCGTCACGAGGGCGCTGGCGCATTCGCCGCGTCGGCCTACGGAAAACTCACCGGTCGGCCGGCAGCCTGTTTCTCCATCGCCGGCCCTGGCGCGACGAACATGCTCACAGGGCTGTGGGATGCCAACGTCGACGGTGCGCCGACCATCGCACTCACGGGTCAGGTCGAGTCGCAGGTCCTCGGGACGGGCAACTTTCAGGAGGTCGACCTCGAAGCCGCCTACGGCGATGTCGCCGAATTCGAGGCGACTGTCCTGCCGGACAGCCAGCACGCTGAACTCGCGACCCGCGCCGCCAAGACCGCGATCCTTGAACGAGGGGTCTCACACCTGATCTTCCCGGACGAGATACAGACCCAGTCTGCGGAGGGAGTTGAGCCCGGTGATCCCGAGGGGCGTATCACCGAGCGCGACATCAGCCCGCCAGAGGACGCGATCAGGGATGCTGTAGACCTGCTCGAATCCGCCGAACGGCCTGTCATCATCGCCGGCCACGGGGCTCGCTTCGAGATGGAGGGGATCGTCGACCTCGCCGAACGATTCGACTGTCCGGTCCTCACGACGTTCAAGGGCAAAGGGCAGATCCCCGACTCGCATCCGCTTGCTGGAGGCGTCCTCGGTCGGAGTGGGACGCCGATCGCGAGCCACTTCATGAACGAGGCGGACTTACTGGCCGTCTTCGGTGCGAGCTTCTCGAATCACACGGGGATTGCCGAGTACAAGCCGACGATTCACGTCGACTACGACGCGATGACCCTCGGGAAGTTCCACAGTATCGACGTACCCGTCTGGGGCGAGATCGGCGTCACCGTCAACGAACTGCATGATCGCATCGGTGACGTCGAGGCGGAGAGTCAGCGTGAAGAACTCGCAGACCGGTGGGAGATCTGGCGAGAGGAGAAGGCGACGCGATGCGCTCAGACGCCCGAGCGTGGCGTCAACTACGCGACCGCCTTCGACGCGATGACGCGACTCGTCCCCGACGACGCGATCATCCCCGTCGACGTCGGGAACAACACCTACGCGTTCGGACGGTACTTCGAACCGGAACACCAGTCGGTACTCATGTCCGGCTATCTCGGCTCGATCGGCTTTGCGTTCCCGGCTGCGCTGGGCGCGTGGGCGGCCACACAGGAACCCGAGTCCCCGTTCGCCGGTCGCAAGGTGGTCTCGGTCTCCAGCGACGGCGGCTTCGGCCAGTACATGAGCGAGTTCACCACCGCCGTCAAGTACGACATGGACATCACGCACGTCCTGTTGAACGACGACGAACTTGGGAAGATTAGCAAGGAGCAACGGACCGGCGGCTGGGACGTCTGGCAGACCGACCTCGTGAACCCGAACTTCGCTGAGTTCGCCGAGAACTGTGGCGGTCACGGTGTCTTTGTCGACGATCCCGATGTACTTGATGACGCTCTCGAAAACGCAATCGCGTACGACGGCCCCGCCCTCGTCGAAGTCCTCACCGACTCGGACCCGGTGTGA
- a CDS encoding PAS domain S-box protein: protein MEPEIDSNRRDPILELEANIRVLYIKNDGCNTLEWSERLERVNDSFDVTIKFDFEVALKNIHDTPVDCVLCDYDLEESNGLRVLERVREFDSELPFILLTDDGDEDIASDAISAGVTDYFQKNREENQLEVLANCIERVVERYHSQRAVKRERVHRDALFENTPDPIVRVTFDAQTPEIVDVNAAFEAVFGFEEEAVIGSSIRDVIVPDSEQVEHRSIRDDVVEGAPVETEVRRQTNAGIRQFKLRVIPIDGANGVRGAYAWYTDITEQKQYEERLESLNEAGQNLMTATTETEVANITVKIAQEVLEQPLTAMWSFDADAEVLRPLAATDAATELNGSRDVGNAIGKIPAGTTEINIFHEGKLTEIEDYSSVENPAHPDTPLGTILIAPLGRHGQLHIGSRTVQPFDDTTRDLVEILCQNAEAALERVHREQTLSNLSELTSELVQASSTEDVVTVAAEAGSEILELPYTHVYLTNDDGEVLEPVAVTDATRNRFGELPRFQRGEGLFWETISAGEVRLYDDVQTKPGLASDVPFRGAVIAPLDKRGVFASGSLQPAEFNAFDKKLVSILAATTVEALNRAEREQRLRDREQELKRARDQFQSVFEHSNDAIMIFDPDADEVLEANPQASELLGHSYEELLSMGPSDIHPEEMDQFRAFLDTIRTEGSGRTDKISCLTESGEYVSAEISASTLEFGGRDSVLALIRDVSELRKYERELERKNDRLEDFANIISHDLRNPLNVAMGRVEIAHREREIECLETAKSSLERMEEMIGDLLALTRAGESVEETNRVSLDSIVEGCWRNVDTREATLEASVEMTIYADKSRLRHVLENLFRNAIEHGGSDVTIRVGLLSNDTGFYVEDNGPGISPEDRDNVFEQGYSTTEDGTGFGLSIVKEIVEAHGWDITVTDGTNGGARFGISGVDVE from the coding sequence ATGGAGCCTGAGATCGACAGTAATCGACGGGACCCCATCCTCGAACTCGAAGCAAACATTCGGGTACTCTATATCAAAAACGATGGGTGCAATACTCTAGAATGGTCAGAGCGCCTGGAGCGGGTAAACGACTCGTTCGACGTAACGATTAAATTCGATTTTGAGGTGGCGCTCAAAAATATTCACGACACACCCGTGGATTGTGTCCTCTGCGACTACGATCTGGAGGAATCGAACGGGTTGAGAGTATTAGAACGAGTCAGAGAGTTCGATTCAGAGTTGCCGTTCATACTGCTCACAGACGATGGGGACGAGGACATCGCTAGCGACGCGATCTCGGCCGGCGTCACAGACTATTTCCAAAAAAATCGGGAGGAGAATCAATTGGAAGTGCTGGCAAACTGCATTGAGAGGGTCGTTGAGCGATATCACTCTCAAAGAGCCGTCAAACGAGAGCGCGTACATCGCGATGCTCTGTTTGAGAACACGCCTGATCCAATCGTCAGGGTGACGTTCGACGCCCAAACACCCGAAATTGTCGACGTCAACGCCGCCTTCGAGGCGGTATTCGGGTTTGAAGAGGAGGCGGTTATCGGCTCCAGCATTCGAGACGTCATCGTTCCTGATTCGGAGCAAGTAGAGCATCGCTCGATCCGCGATGACGTAGTCGAAGGGGCACCGGTCGAGACAGAGGTTCGTCGGCAGACGAACGCTGGCATTCGACAATTCAAGCTCCGAGTCATCCCGATAGACGGGGCCAACGGGGTTCGTGGTGCGTACGCGTGGTACACAGATATCACCGAACAGAAGCAGTACGAGGAACGTCTCGAGAGCTTGAATGAGGCGGGCCAGAATCTGATGACCGCCACTACCGAGACAGAGGTCGCGAATATCACAGTCAAAATCGCTCAAGAGGTTCTCGAACAGCCACTGACGGCGATGTGGTCGTTCGACGCAGATGCGGAGGTCCTCCGCCCGCTAGCTGCTACTGACGCCGCGACCGAACTGAATGGTTCCCGCGACGTTGGCAACGCGATCGGGAAGATTCCGGCTGGCACCACTGAGATCAACATATTCCACGAAGGCAAGCTGACAGAGATCGAGGATTACAGTTCGGTCGAGAACCCGGCCCACCCCGATACACCACTTGGAACGATCCTGATCGCGCCACTCGGTCGTCACGGGCAACTCCACATCGGATCCCGGACTGTCCAGCCGTTCGACGACACAACGCGCGACCTCGTGGAGATCCTGTGTCAGAATGCGGAAGCAGCACTTGAGCGTGTGCATCGTGAACAGACGCTGAGTAATCTCAGCGAATTGACCAGCGAACTAGTACAAGCGTCGTCGACCGAGGATGTCGTAACGGTCGCAGCCGAGGCCGGAAGTGAGATTCTGGAGTTGCCGTACACGCACGTCTACCTGACTAACGACGACGGCGAGGTGCTGGAACCCGTAGCGGTAACAGACGCGACGCGCAATCGGTTTGGCGAGCTACCACGATTCCAACGGGGAGAGGGGCTGTTCTGGGAGACAATTTCGGCCGGGGAGGTTCGTCTCTACGACGACGTCCAGACCAAGCCCGGATTGGCGAGCGACGTTCCGTTCCGTGGGGCGGTCATCGCACCCCTCGATAAGAGGGGCGTGTTCGCGAGCGGGTCTCTGCAGCCCGCGGAGTTCAATGCGTTCGACAAAAAACTCGTCTCGATACTGGCAGCGACTACCGTAGAGGCTCTCAATCGGGCCGAACGCGAACAGCGGTTACGCGATCGTGAGCAGGAACTGAAGCGTGCCAGAGATCAATTCCAATCGGTGTTCGAACATAGCAACGACGCCATCATGATTTTCGACCCAGATGCCGACGAAGTACTTGAGGCGAACCCGCAAGCGAGCGAGTTGCTGGGCCACTCCTATGAGGAACTCCTCTCGATGGGACCGTCTGATATCCATCCCGAGGAGATGGACCAGTTTCGGGCGTTCCTCGATACAATCCGCACGGAGGGTAGTGGTCGGACGGACAAAATCTCTTGTCTCACGGAGTCTGGTGAGTACGTCTCGGCGGAGATCTCCGCCTCAACGCTGGAATTCGGTGGTCGTGATAGTGTTCTAGCCCTCATCCGTGATGTCAGTGAACTCCGAAAGTACGAGCGCGAACTCGAGCGAAAAAACGATCGACTCGAAGATTTCGCAAACATCATCTCTCACGACCTCAGGAACCCGTTGAACGTGGCAATGGGCCGAGTCGAAATCGCTCACAGGGAGCGTGAGATCGAATGTCTGGAAACTGCCAAATCGTCTTTAGAACGAATGGAAGAGATGATTGGCGACCTTCTGGCGTTGACCCGTGCAGGGGAATCCGTCGAAGAGACTAACCGCGTGTCACTCGATTCTATCGTCGAAGGATGTTGGCGAAACGTCGATACCCGGGAAGCGACTCTTGAGGCGTCTGTCGAGATGACGATCTATGCGGACAAGAGCCGTCTACGTCACGTACTCGAGAATCTCTTTCGAAACGCTATCGAACACGGCGGGTCCGACGTGACGATACGCGTTGGACTGCTCTCTAATGACACGGGATTCTACGTCGAGGACAACGGGCCGGGAATTTCTCCCGAAGACCGCGACAACGTGTTCGAACAGGGCTACTCAACCACCGAGGATGGGACGGGGTTCGGTCTGAGTATTGTCAAGGAAATCGTCGAGGCACATGGATGGGACATCACCGTTACCGACGGCACAAATGGTGGTGCCCGCTTCGGGATCAGCGGTGTCGATGTCGAGTGA
- a CDS encoding IS6 family transposase yields the protein MPEITRLSDGSDWIELDFVERQRTPEFAMRLGIQMHVAGLSLSNTISILERLGVERSRTAVHNWVQKANLQPEGGASPNHVALDETVIRINDQQYWLYAAIDPETNTFLHIRLFSTYTTGLTEIFLSELREKHDVETAVFLVDDAQWLQTALDRHGLDCRYERHGNRNAVERLFREIKRRTSSFSNTFSHVEPTTAESWLQALAVWWNRCQS from the coding sequence ATGCCCGAAATCACACGCCTCAGCGACGGTAGCGACTGGATCGAATTAGATTTTGTGGAGCGTCAGCGGACACCCGAGTTCGCGATGCGGCTCGGTATTCAGATGCACGTGGCTGGACTATCACTTTCGAATACTATCTCGATTCTTGAAAGGTTGGGTGTCGAACGCTCTCGAACGGCCGTCCACAACTGGGTGCAGAAGGCCAATCTACAGCCCGAAGGCGGTGCGAGCCCGAATCACGTTGCGCTTGACGAAACCGTGATTCGAATCAACGATCAGCAATACTGGCTGTACGCCGCCATCGATCCTGAAACAAACACATTCCTTCATATTCGGCTCTTTAGCACGTATACGACCGGCCTTACAGAAATCTTCCTGAGCGAGTTACGCGAGAAACACGATGTCGAAACCGCCGTGTTTCTCGTCGACGATGCTCAATGGCTCCAAACTGCCCTCGATCGACACGGCCTCGATTGCAGATACGAACGCCATGGCAATCGGAATGCCGTCGAACGTCTCTTTCGTGAGATAAAACGACGAACCTCTTCGTTTTCAAATACGTTCAGCCACGTGGAGCCGACGACAGCAGAATCGTGGCTCCAAGCCCTCGCTGTCTGGTGGAATCGATGCCAAAGTTAA
- a CDS encoding FAD-dependent oxidoreductase: protein MDLINEVDFLVIGSGSGLDVANAAANRGQSVAVVEKGPLGGTCLNRGCIPSKMLLYHADVFETIESADAFHIDAEITDVDFAEMVREVNEDVSGDAASIRKGLRSSPRHDLYEGEGRFVDERTVEIASGDDEGAQIRAETVLIAAGTRPAIPDIDGIGGVDYHAMTKAAVIILAGTEGHENVGRLANGLEAAKEFAETDGDEVELIFDGAGTQWIPELEDEDSDYHELSQAVRDDTSVCDYCSGAFGVEDAVAEAGLVTFDDHDGHPSIRSLVDDDYEIITF, encoded by the coding sequence GTGGACCTCATTAACGAAGTCGATTTTCTGGTCATCGGTTCGGGCTCTGGACTGGACGTTGCGAACGCAGCAGCCAACCGAGGTCAGTCAGTCGCAGTCGTAGAGAAAGGACCGCTCGGCGGGACGTGTCTCAACCGCGGGTGTATCCCGTCCAAGATGCTGCTCTACCACGCTGACGTATTCGAGACGATCGAGAGTGCCGACGCGTTCCACATTGACGCAGAAATAACTGATGTGGACTTCGCGGAGATGGTTCGCGAGGTCAACGAGGACGTGAGTGGCGACGCCGCCTCTATCCGGAAAGGGCTCCGTTCCTCCCCCCGACACGATCTCTACGAGGGGGAAGGGCGGTTCGTCGACGAACGGACGGTCGAGATCGCGAGCGGCGACGACGAAGGGGCGCAGATTCGGGCCGAGACGGTCCTCATCGCAGCCGGAACCCGCCCCGCGATTCCGGACATCGACGGCATCGGGGGTGTCGATTACCATGCAATGACAAAAGCAGCAGTCATCATCCTCGCAGGAACCGAGGGACACGAAAACGTCGGTCGGCTCGCCAACGGGCTCGAAGCGGCCAAGGAATTTGCCGAGACAGACGGCGACGAGGTCGAACTCATCTTCGACGGCGCCGGGACGCAGTGGATTCCCGAACTCGAAGACGAGGACAGCGACTACCACGAACTCTCCCAAGCAGTCCGTGACGACACGTCGGTCTGTGACTACTGTTCCGGCGCATTCGGTGTTGAGGACGCCGTCGCCGAGGCCGGGTTAGTCACCTTCGACGATCACGACGGACACCCGAGTATCCGTTCGCTGGTCGACGACGATTACGAAATCATCACCTTCTGA